In a single window of the Globicephala melas chromosome 10, mGloMel1.2, whole genome shotgun sequence genome:
- the PMM1 gene encoding phosphomannomutase 1 isoform X1 yields MAVTAEGARRKERVLCLFDVDGTLTPARQKIDPEVAAFLQKLRRRVQIGVVGGSDYSKIAEQLGEGDEVIEKFDYVFAENGTVQYKHGRLLSKQTIQNHLGEELLQDLINFCLRYMALLRLPKKRGTFIEFRNGMLNISPIGRSCTLEERIEFSELDKKEKIREKFVEALKTEFAGKGLRFSRGGMISFDVFPEGWDKRYCLDSLDQDCFDTIHFFGNETSPGGNDFEIYTDPRTVGHSVVSPQDTVQRCREIFFPETAHEA; encoded by the exons ATGGCGGTCACCGCTGAGGGCGCCCGCAGGAAGGAGCGCGTCCTCTGCCTGTTTGACGTGGACGGCACCCTCACGCCGGCTCGCCAG AAAATCGACCCTGAGGTGGCTGCCTTCCTGCAGAAGCTGCGAAGAAGGGTGCAGATCGGTGTGGTGGGCGGCTCTGACTACTCTAAGATTGCTGAGCAGCTGGGAGAGGGGGATGAAG TCATTGAGAAGTTTGATTATGTGTTTGCTGAGAACGGGACGGTGCAGTATAAGCATGGACGACTGCTCTCCAAGCAG ACAATCCAGAACCACCTGGGGGAGGAACTCCTGCAGGACTTGATCAACTTCTGCCTCCGCTACATGGCCCTGCTCAGACTGCCCAAGAAGCG tgGAACCTTCATCGAGTTCCGGAACGGCATGCTGAACATCTCGCCcattggccggagctgcaccctGGAGGAGCGAATCGAGTTCTCCGAACTGGACAAG AAGGAGAAGATCCGGGAGAAGTTTGTGGAAGCCCTGAAAACAGAGTTTGCCGGCAAAGGACTGAGGTTCTCCCGAG GAGGCATGATCAGTTTTGACGTCTTCCCTGAGGGCTGGGACAAGCGCTACTGCCTGGACAGCCTGGACCAGGACTGCTTCGACACCATCCACTTCTTTGGGAACGAGACCAGCCCC GGTGGGAACGACTTTGAGATCTACACAGACCCCCGGACTGTTGGCCACAGTGTGGTGTCCCCGCAGGACACGGTGCAGCGATGCCGTGAGATCTTTTTCCCAGAGACAGCCCACGAGGCGTGA
- the PMM1 gene encoding phosphomannomutase 1 isoform X2, with translation MAVTAEGARRKERVLCLFDVDGTLTPARQKIDPEVAAFLQKLRRRVQIGVVGGSDYSKIAEQLGEGDEVIEKFDYVFAENGTVQYKHGRLLSKQTIQNHLGEELLQDLINFCLRYMALLRLPKKRGTFIEFRNGMLNISPIGRSCTLEERIEFSELDKKEKIREKFVEALKTEFAGKGLRFSRGGMISFDVFPEGWDKRYCLDSLDQDCFDTIHFFGNETSPDFPGGAVIKNQPADAGDTGLSPGLGRSHMPRSN, from the exons ATGGCGGTCACCGCTGAGGGCGCCCGCAGGAAGGAGCGCGTCCTCTGCCTGTTTGACGTGGACGGCACCCTCACGCCGGCTCGCCAG AAAATCGACCCTGAGGTGGCTGCCTTCCTGCAGAAGCTGCGAAGAAGGGTGCAGATCGGTGTGGTGGGCGGCTCTGACTACTCTAAGATTGCTGAGCAGCTGGGAGAGGGGGATGAAG TCATTGAGAAGTTTGATTATGTGTTTGCTGAGAACGGGACGGTGCAGTATAAGCATGGACGACTGCTCTCCAAGCAG ACAATCCAGAACCACCTGGGGGAGGAACTCCTGCAGGACTTGATCAACTTCTGCCTCCGCTACATGGCCCTGCTCAGACTGCCCAAGAAGCG tgGAACCTTCATCGAGTTCCGGAACGGCATGCTGAACATCTCGCCcattggccggagctgcaccctGGAGGAGCGAATCGAGTTCTCCGAACTGGACAAG AAGGAGAAGATCCGGGAGAAGTTTGTGGAAGCCCTGAAAACAGAGTTTGCCGGCAAAGGACTGAGGTTCTCCCGAG GAGGCATGATCAGTTTTGACGTCTTCCCTGAGGGCTGGGACAAGCGCTACTGCCTGGACAGCCTGGACCAGGACTGCTTCGACACCATCCACTTCTTTGGGAACGAGACCAGCCCC gacttccctggtggcgcagtgattaagaatcagcctgccgacgcaggggacacaggtttgagccctggtctgggaagatcccacatgccgcggagcaactaa
- the CSDC2 gene encoding cold shock domain-containing protein C2 — translation MLTHTHTHTHTHTHSHRVIHTAHLSDHPLLISSKRAREAESEASCRRQCQDLSCQGETEPVAGESAEQGQAGPCPQGRPSPSPAPAPGSPPGSPTGSTMTSEPTPPPVVPPLHSPKSPVWPTFPFHREGSRVWERGCVSSRDLPSPLPTKRTRTYSATARASAGPVFKGVCKQFSRSQGHGFITPENGSEDIFVHVSDIEGEYVPVEGDEVTYKMCPIPPKNQKFQAVEVVLTQLAPHTPHETWSGQVVGS, via the exons atgctcacacacacacacacacacacacacacacacacacactcacacagagtcATACACACAGCTCATCTTTCAGACCATCCCCTGCTCATCAGCTCCAAGCGCGCGCGAGAGGCCGAGTCTGAAGCCAGCTGCAGGAGGCAGTGCCAGGACCTCAGCTGCCAGGGAGAG ACGGAGCCTGTGGCTGGTGAGTCCGCCGAGCAGGGCCAGGCCGGGCCCTGCCCACAAGGACGCCCAAGCCCTTCACCGGCCCCTGCGCCTGGGAGCCCACCAGGCTCTCCCACTGGCTCCACCATGACTTCGGAGCCCACACCACCCCCGGTCGTGCCCCCGCTCCACTCCCCCAAGTCCCCTGTCTGGCCCACCTTCCCATTCCACCGGGAGGGCAGCAGGGTCTGGGAGCGAGGCTGTGTCTCATCTCGGGACCTGCCCAGTCCCCTGCCCACCAAACGGACCAGGACGTATTCAGC GACAGCCCGTGCCTCGGCTGGCCCCGTGTTCAAGGGTGTCTGTAAGCAGTTCTCACGCTCACAGGGCCACGGCTTCATCACCCCGGAGAACGGGTCAGAGGACATCTTCGTGCATGTGTCTGA caTCGAGGGGGAGTACGTGCCAGTGGAAGGCGACGAGGTGACCTACAAGATGTGCCCTATCCCGCCCAAGAACCAGAAGTTCCAAGCCGTGGAGGTGGTGCTCACCCAGCTGGCTCCACACACTCCCCACGAGACGTGGTCCGGCCAGGTCGTGGGCTCCTAG